The following coding sequences are from one Candidatus Bathyarchaeota archaeon window:
- a CDS encoding universal stress protein: protein MMDSSVSLKKILVPTDGLIHSVKACQYAVGLAKITGAEVIGVHVLPNQVSRIFEERRHLGEISHDFAGQYRKEGEEYLKQVERLCSRERVRSRTFLVEGYPPEEILKVAKRENVDLIVLGVRRRSSFERHFGIKTSDKIILNADCPVTVINTPW from the coding sequence ATGATGGACAGCTCGGTCTCCTTGAAGAAGATACTTGTTCCGACAGACGGCCTCATCCATTCAGTCAAGGCCTGCCAGTACGCCGTCGGGCTGGCTAAGATAACAGGAGCTGAGGTAATCGGTGTCCATGTCCTACCTAACCAAGTCTCCAGAATATTCGAGGAGCGTAGACACCTAGGTGAGATTTCACATGACTTCGCCGGACAGTATAGGAAGGAGGGTGAGGAGTATTTGAAGCAGGTCGAGAGATTATGCTCCAGGGAGAGGGTTAGATCGAGAACATTTCTTGTTGAGGGCTACCCTCCAGAGGAGATATTGAAGGTCGCCAAGAGAGAGAATGTTGATCTCATAGTCCTCGGCGTCAGAAGGCGGAGCAGCTTTGAGAGGCACTTCGGCATAAAAACATCAGACAAGATAATTCTAAACGCAGACTGTCCAGTCACAGTAATAAACACACCGTGGTGA